The Nostoc sp. 'Lobaria pulmonaria (5183) cyanobiont' genome window below encodes:
- a CDS encoding AAA family ATPase translates to MKVKRLKMQSFRGIGDLTLEFDETSPTALIGINGVGKSSILDCLAILLSQLIRDIADAESIGKNRSLGGVNFYVVSKIRNEYEKSIPGKPDIEKRFFSKEDITNGQKKTHNTIKIFLQSKEVSWFLTNFSKERNEELNKENAELNAVSQDIYRKWEANPQFNLPLAVYYPVKRSVLGIDMEITETHSLKQIDAYDQALNGVQISFHRFFQWFRSLEDLENEERRDNPEFKTQQLEAVRQSIYSLIPGFSNLRVRRSPLRMTVRKQDEELTVNQLSDGEKCLLAMVGDLARRLAIANPSLPDPLEGEGVVLIDEIELHLHPKWQREIIPALTRTFPNCQFIVTTHSPQVISQVKPEGIYILEKTDEGVVAKKPESSFGRDSNRILENLMGVPERPQEIKESLLELFRLIDAGNIEGARQLRQQLANEIGADEPEFVKADVLIRRKEILNR, encoded by the coding sequence ATGAAAGTCAAGCGCTTGAAAATGCAATCCTTCCGTGGAATCGGTGATTTAACGCTTGAGTTCGATGAAACTAGTCCAACGGCGCTGATTGGTATTAACGGCGTGGGCAAATCTAGTATTCTTGACTGTCTGGCTATTCTTTTGTCACAGTTGATAAGGGATATTGCAGATGCAGAGTCAATAGGTAAAAATAGGAGTTTAGGAGGAGTAAATTTTTATGTAGTTTCTAAAATTCGCAATGAATATGAAAAATCGATTCCCGGAAAACCGGATATCGAAAAGCGTTTCTTCAGCAAAGAAGATATTACAAACGGACAGAAAAAGACACATAATACGATTAAAATTTTTCTGCAATCAAAGGAAGTAAGCTGGTTTCTTACAAACTTTAGTAAAGAACGCAATGAAGAGCTAAATAAAGAAAATGCAGAGTTAAATGCAGTTTCTCAAGATATTTACCGTAAGTGGGAAGCAAATCCTCAGTTTAACTTGCCTTTAGCAGTTTATTACCCAGTGAAACGTTCGGTTCTTGGGATTGATATGGAGATTACAGAAACGCATTCATTGAAACAGATAGATGCTTACGATCAAGCACTAAACGGAGTACAAATTAGTTTCCATAGATTCTTTCAATGGTTTAGATCATTGGAAGATTTAGAAAACGAAGAAAGGCGGGATAATCCTGAATTTAAAACCCAGCAGCTAGAAGCAGTAAGACAATCTATTTATTCATTAATTCCAGGGTTTTCTAACTTACGGGTACGGCGTTCACCCCTGCGAATGACTGTGCGAAAACAAGATGAAGAACTTACAGTAAATCAACTATCTGATGGGGAAAAGTGCTTGCTGGCTATGGTTGGTGATTTAGCAAGACGATTAGCGATCGCTAACCCAAGTTTACCAGATCCACTCGAAGGTGAGGGTGTTGTTTTAATTGATGAAATTGAACTTCACTTACACCCCAAATGGCAACGAGAAATTATTCCTGCTTTGACAAGAACATTTCCCAATTGCCAATTTATCGTCACCACCCATTCGCCTCAAGTAATTAGCCAAGTCAAGCCAGAAGGAATTTATATTCTAGAAAAAACAGACGAAGGTGTTGTTGCTAAAAAACCAGAAAGTTCCTTTGGGAGAGACAGTAATCGCATTTTAGAAAACCTCATGGGTGTTCCAGAACGTCCGCAGGAAATTAAGGAAAGTCTTTTAGAACTTTTTCGACTAATTGATGCTGGAAATATTGAAGGTGCTAGGCAATTACGTCAACAATTGGCTAATGAAATCGGAGCAGATGAGCCAGAGTTTGTTAAGGCGGATGTACTCATTCGGCGGAAGGAAATTCTCAACCGATGA
- a CDS encoding retron system putative HNH endonuclease produces MKHIKKSQEPEKFTKWKALENDDWKPSWDDNFQIPEKFVVHDALLKEQGYICCYCGMRITRTTSHIEHFKPRSTYPNLALEYTNLIASCQGESEEPPTVPVHCGHKKKYWYDENLMVSPLEINCANFFKYPASGEIQPTDNPGKKVVAETTIKKLALDIDKLQNMRRVAIDAALLATEGLTEIEIKLLAEGYEKLDVDGQYTPFCAAIGYLLKNYF; encoded by the coding sequence ATGAAGCACATCAAAAAGAGTCAGGAACCAGAAAAATTTACCAAGTGGAAGGCTCTGGAAAATGATGATTGGAAACCTAGCTGGGATGATAATTTTCAAATACCAGAAAAATTTGTTGTACATGATGCTTTACTAAAAGAACAGGGATATATCTGTTGCTATTGTGGAATGCGTATCACTAGAACAACTAGCCACATAGAACACTTCAAGCCTCGTAGTACTTATCCAAATCTGGCGCTGGAGTACACAAATCTCATTGCTTCATGTCAAGGAGAAAGTGAAGAACCTCCTACTGTTCCGGTGCATTGCGGACATAAGAAAAAGTATTGGTACGATGAAAATTTGATGGTTTCACCTTTAGAAATAAACTGTGCTAATTTTTTTAAATATCCTGCTTCTGGTGAAATTCAACCGACAGATAATCCAGGTAAAAAAGTTGTTGCTGAAACAACAATTAAGAAGCTTGCACTTGACATTGACAAACTGCAAAATATGCGTAGAGTAGCAATTGATGCTGCATTACTGGCTACTGAAGGTTTGACTGAAATAGAAATAAAACTGCTAGCTGAAGGTTATGAAAAACTGGATGTTGATGGGCAATATACTCCGTTTTGTGCCGCAATTGGCTATTTACTCAAGAATTATTTTTGA
- a CDS encoding antibiotic biosynthesis monooxygenase family protein, producing the protein MILEAVILHVKPGLEFDFEATFRKASKIISSMDGYLSHELHKCIEVQGKYLLLVRWKTLESHTVGFRSSAEYQEWKKLLHHFYEPFPTVEHFEEIEI; encoded by the coding sequence ATGATTCTTGAAGCAGTTATTCTTCATGTCAAACCTGGTTTGGAATTTGATTTTGAAGCTACTTTCAGAAAAGCTTCTAAAATTATTTCTTCAATGGACGGATATTTATCCCATGAATTGCATAAATGTATAGAAGTCCAAGGTAAATACTTATTACTTGTTAGATGGAAAACTTTAGAATCTCATACTGTAGGATTTAGAAGTTCTGCTGAGTATCAAGAGTGGAAAAAACTTCTGCACCATTTTTATGAGCCATTTCCCACTGTTGAACACTTTGAAGAAATTGAAATATGA